A DNA window from Candidatus Eremiobacterota bacterium contains the following coding sequences:
- the trmFO gene encoding methylenetetrahydrofolate--tRNA-(uracil(54)-C(5))-methyltransferase (FADH(2)-oxidizing) TrmFO, whose product MPDITVIGGGLAGSEAAWQAARRGANVTLYEMRPHKRGPAHHTGTLAELVCSNSFRGAALENAVGLLKEELARLDSLIITSAREAAVPAGGALAVDRERFGALVEARLSALPNVEIRREEVTGIPSEELVIVACGPLPSEPLAAAVDEFVGGRLHYYDAAAPIVALDSLDTSVMYRKSRYDKGEGEDYLNIPLDRETYLQFVEDLRALPKHQPHGFEADAAAGDVPYFEGCLPIEEMAARGEDVLRFGPLKPVGLRDPRTGKAPYAVVQLRKENAAGTALNLVGFQTRLTWPAQKEAFGKLPGLANAEWLRLGVMHRNTFVDSPRLLTPDLRLRANPRVFFAGQITGAEGYVEAAACGTIAGVAAARERLGLPAVEVPADTALGAVIAHLQNAASPDFQPANVTWTFFSPLERTVRDKKLRRAAMAERALAKIDAFAAAVASQRRVAVGA is encoded by the coding sequence ATGCCGGACATCACCGTAATCGGCGGCGGACTCGCCGGGAGCGAAGCGGCCTGGCAAGCAGCGCGCCGCGGGGCAAACGTCACCCTCTACGAAATGCGCCCGCACAAGCGCGGCCCCGCGCATCATACCGGCACGCTGGCCGAGCTCGTGTGCTCCAACTCGTTCCGCGGCGCCGCGCTCGAGAATGCCGTCGGGCTGCTCAAAGAAGAGCTCGCGCGGCTCGACTCGTTGATCATCACGTCCGCGCGCGAAGCGGCGGTCCCGGCCGGTGGGGCGCTGGCGGTCGACCGCGAGCGGTTCGGCGCGCTCGTCGAAGCGCGGCTCTCCGCGCTGCCGAACGTCGAGATCCGGCGCGAGGAAGTCACCGGGATCCCCTCTGAGGAATTGGTGATCGTCGCGTGCGGTCCGCTTCCTTCAGAACCGCTTGCGGCGGCGGTCGACGAGTTCGTCGGCGGGCGGCTGCACTACTACGACGCCGCCGCGCCGATCGTTGCGCTCGACTCGCTCGACACTTCGGTGATGTACCGGAAATCGCGCTACGACAAAGGCGAGGGCGAGGACTACCTCAACATCCCGCTCGACCGCGAGACCTACCTGCAGTTCGTCGAGGATCTGCGCGCGCTCCCGAAACACCAGCCGCATGGGTTCGAAGCCGACGCCGCGGCGGGCGACGTGCCGTACTTCGAAGGGTGTCTGCCGATCGAGGAGATGGCGGCGCGCGGCGAGGACGTGCTGCGCTTCGGACCGCTCAAGCCGGTCGGGCTGCGCGATCCGCGGACCGGCAAAGCACCGTACGCCGTCGTGCAGCTGCGCAAGGAGAACGCCGCGGGGACCGCGCTCAATCTCGTGGGCTTTCAGACGAGGCTGACGTGGCCGGCGCAGAAAGAGGCTTTCGGCAAGCTGCCGGGGTTGGCGAACGCGGAGTGGCTGCGGCTCGGCGTGATGCATCGCAACACGTTCGTCGACTCGCCGCGGCTGCTGACGCCCGATCTGCGGCTGCGCGCGAACCCGCGCGTCTTCTTCGCCGGGCAGATCACGGGCGCCGAAGGGTACGTCGAAGCGGCTGCGTGCGGGACGATCGCCGGGGTCGCGGCGGCGCGCGAGCGGCTGGGCTTGCCGGCGGTCGAGGTTCCGGCGGACACCGCGCTGGGTGCGGTGATCGCGCACCTGCAGAACGCCGCGTCGCCCGACTTTCAGCCGGCGAACGTCACCTGGACGTTCTTCTCGCCGCTCGAGCGCACCGTGCGCGACAAGAAGCTTCGCCGCGCGGCGATGGCGGAGCGGGCGCTGGCGAAGATCGACGCGTTCGCCGCCGCGGTCGCATCGCAGCGCCGCGTCGCCGTGGGCGCGTAG
- the topA gene encoding type I DNA topoisomerase — MAKPLIIVESPTKAKTIKKFLPPRYVVKASVGHVRDLPKSTLGVELENQTFLPRYLTIKGKGDVIKDLKAAAKGASDVYLATDPDREGEAIAWHLAELLKLDNPKRIELHEITKDAALAALKHPHQIDMPRVNAQQARRILDRLVGYKISPLLWAKVRGGLSAGRVQSVAVRLIVDREREIRAFVPREYWTITAQLAGEGSPVVFPADLYQIDGEKAEITNGEQAEAILAALENARFRVASVKTRETRRNAAAPFTTSTLQQEASRKLKFRVRKTMQIAQALYEGVDLGKSEGTQGLITYMRTDSTRIADSAREAAREFVVKRFGEEYSSGGRQFKLKEGAQDAHEAIRPTSVFRTPESLAGVLKRDELRLYQLIWERFVASQMSAAVFDQTTVDVAAAERFTFRATGSVLKFAGYTAVYEEGTDDAAPADGAPAQNGKGAKARPILPKLDEGENLDKKSIEPKQHFTEPPPRFTEATLVRALEENGIGRPSTYSAIVETIQARGYVEQLERRFHPTEIGEAVNDLLAEHFPDIVDLKFTASMEGKLDELAESGGDWDATAKVLGEFYGEFAKELEEAERKLPKFEQRDDPTDEVCQNCGKPMVIKTGRFGKFMSCTGYPECKTTKPILKDTGVKCPKCGGMIAERKSRKGRTFFGCANYPACDFVSWDRLAPQPCAVCGDYVVEKPKRGGAVAYVCHTDRHHATGLGKQEDAEDAELETV, encoded by the coding sequence GTGGCGAAGCCGCTGATCATCGTCGAGTCGCCGACGAAAGCCAAGACGATCAAGAAATTCTTGCCCCCGCGCTACGTGGTGAAGGCCTCGGTCGGGCACGTCCGCGACCTGCCGAAGTCGACGCTCGGCGTCGAGCTGGAGAACCAGACGTTCCTCCCGCGCTACCTCACCATCAAAGGGAAGGGCGACGTCATCAAGGACCTCAAGGCCGCCGCGAAAGGCGCCTCCGACGTCTACCTCGCGACCGACCCCGATCGCGAGGGCGAGGCGATCGCGTGGCATCTCGCCGAGCTGCTGAAGCTCGACAACCCCAAGCGCATCGAGCTCCACGAGATCACCAAGGACGCCGCGCTGGCGGCGCTCAAGCACCCGCACCAGATCGACATGCCGCGCGTCAACGCGCAGCAGGCGCGCCGCATCCTCGACCGGCTGGTCGGCTACAAGATCTCTCCTTTGCTTTGGGCGAAGGTGCGCGGCGGGCTCTCCGCCGGGCGCGTGCAGTCGGTCGCGGTGCGGCTGATCGTCGACCGCGAGCGCGAGATCCGCGCCTTCGTGCCGCGCGAGTACTGGACGATCACGGCGCAGCTCGCCGGCGAGGGATCGCCGGTCGTCTTCCCCGCCGATCTGTACCAGATCGACGGCGAGAAGGCGGAGATCACGAACGGCGAGCAGGCCGAAGCGATCCTGGCGGCGCTCGAGAACGCGCGCTTCCGCGTCGCCTCGGTCAAGACGCGCGAGACGCGCCGCAACGCGGCGGCGCCGTTCACCACCTCGACGCTCCAGCAGGAAGCCTCGCGCAAGCTGAAGTTCCGCGTCCGCAAGACGATGCAGATCGCCCAGGCGCTGTACGAGGGCGTCGACCTCGGCAAGAGCGAGGGGACGCAGGGGCTCATCACCTACATGCGGACCGACTCGACCCGGATCGCCGACTCAGCGCGCGAGGCGGCGCGCGAGTTCGTCGTCAAGCGGTTCGGCGAGGAGTACTCCAGCGGCGGGCGTCAGTTCAAGCTGAAAGAAGGCGCGCAGGACGCGCACGAGGCGATCCGGCCGACCTCCGTGTTCCGCACGCCGGAGTCGCTGGCGGGCGTCCTCAAGCGCGACGAGCTTCGCCTCTACCAGCTGATCTGGGAGCGTTTCGTCGCCTCGCAGATGTCGGCGGCGGTGTTCGACCAAACGACCGTCGACGTCGCTGCGGCCGAGCGCTTCACGTTCCGCGCGACCGGGAGCGTCCTCAAGTTCGCCGGCTATACCGCGGTCTACGAAGAAGGGACCGACGACGCCGCGCCCGCCGATGGCGCGCCGGCGCAGAACGGCAAGGGCGCGAAAGCGCGGCCGATCCTGCCGAAGCTGGACGAGGGGGAGAACCTCGACAAGAAGTCGATCGAGCCGAAGCAGCATTTCACCGAGCCGCCGCCGCGCTTCACCGAAGCGACCCTCGTCCGCGCACTCGAGGAGAACGGGATCGGCCGGCCCTCCACCTACAGCGCGATCGTCGAGACGATCCAGGCGCGCGGCTACGTCGAGCAGCTCGAACGCCGTTTCCACCCGACGGAGATCGGGGAGGCGGTGAACGATCTGCTCGCGGAGCATTTCCCGGACATCGTCGACCTGAAGTTCACCGCTTCGATGGAAGGAAAGCTCGACGAGCTGGCCGAGTCCGGCGGCGACTGGGACGCGACCGCGAAGGTCCTCGGCGAGTTCTACGGCGAGTTCGCCAAAGAGCTCGAAGAAGCGGAGCGCAAGCTGCCCAAGTTCGAGCAGCGCGACGATCCGACCGACGAGGTCTGCCAGAACTGCGGGAAGCCGATGGTCATCAAGACCGGGCGGTTCGGGAAGTTCATGTCCTGCACGGGGTATCCGGAGTGCAAGACGACCAAACCGATCCTCAAAGACACGGGGGTGAAGTGCCCCAAGTGCGGCGGGATGATCGCGGAGCGCAAGTCGCGCAAAGGGCGGACGTTCTTCGGGTGCGCGAACTATCCGGCGTGCGATTTCGTGTCGTGGGACCGGCTTGCGCCTCAGCCGTGCGCGGTTTGCGGTGACTATGTCGTCGAGAAGCCGAAGCGCGGGGGGGCGGTGGCGTACGTCTGTCACACCGACCGGCATCATGCTACCGGGCTCGGGAAACAAGAAGACGCCGAGGATGCGGAGCTCGAGACCGTCTGA
- a CDS encoding dipeptide ABC transporter ATP-binding protein, which produces MSAEFSDNGVAGAREDLVVVRDLHKYFPITAGVFSRHVGDVKAVDGIDFEIRRGETLGLVGESGSGKTTAGRVILRLTEATKGSVKFEGQELVGLSRASLRPLRKEMQIIFQDPYASLNPRMTVGSIVREPLEIHQIATGKEADTRVQELLRLVGLQPYHANRYPHEFSGGQRQRIGVARALAVAPKFIVADEPVSALDVSIQAQVINLLQDLQQKLGLTYLFIAHDLSVVRHISNRVAVMYVGKIVEIADRDRLYDNPLHPYTQALLSAIPIPDPDVERRRKRIILSGDIPSPVNPPSGCRFHTRCPIAFERCKVEVPAFTEYEPGHRAACHWVEEHGGKAPDLAAGPAAVS; this is translated from the coding sequence ATGAGCGCCGAGTTCAGCGACAACGGCGTGGCGGGCGCGCGCGAGGACTTGGTCGTCGTCCGCGATCTCCACAAGTATTTTCCGATCACCGCCGGCGTCTTCAGCCGCCACGTCGGCGACGTGAAGGCGGTCGACGGCATCGACTTTGAGATCCGGCGCGGCGAGACGCTGGGGCTCGTCGGCGAGTCGGGCTCCGGGAAGACGACCGCCGGGCGCGTGATCCTGCGCCTCACCGAAGCGACGAAAGGGAGCGTCAAGTTCGAAGGTCAGGAGCTGGTCGGGCTCTCGCGGGCCTCGTTGCGGCCGCTGCGCAAGGAGATGCAGATCATCTTCCAAGACCCGTACGCGTCGCTGAACCCGCGCATGACGGTCGGCTCGATCGTCCGCGAGCCGCTGGAGATCCATCAGATCGCGACCGGCAAGGAGGCCGACACGCGCGTCCAGGAACTGCTGCGGCTGGTCGGGCTCCAGCCGTACCACGCGAACCGCTACCCGCACGAGTTCTCCGGCGGGCAGCGCCAGCGCATCGGCGTCGCGCGCGCGCTCGCCGTCGCGCCGAAGTTCATCGTCGCCGACGAGCCGGTCTCCGCGCTCGACGTCTCGATCCAGGCGCAGGTGATCAACCTGCTTCAGGACCTGCAGCAGAAGCTGGGACTCACCTATCTGTTCATCGCGCACGACCTCTCCGTCGTCCGCCACATCTCGAACCGGGTCGCCGTCATGTACGTCGGAAAGATCGTCGAGATCGCCGACCGCGACCGGCTCTACGACAACCCGCTTCACCCGTACACGCAGGCGCTGCTCTCGGCGATCCCGATCCCGGATCCTGACGTCGAGCGGCGCCGCAAGCGAATCATCCTCTCCGGCGACATCCCTTCGCCGGTGAACCCGCCGTCGGGTTGCCGTTTTCACACCCGCTGCCCGATCGCGTTCGAGCGCTGCAAGGTCGAGGTGCCGGCGTTCACCGAGTACGAGCCCGGCCATCGCGCCGCGTGCCACTGGGTCGAAGAGCACGGCGGCAAAGCGCCCGATCTCGCCGCCGGACCGGCGGCCGTCTCCTGA
- a CDS encoding ABC transporter ATP-binding protein: MALLEVHDLRTTFKTEDGVVAAVNGLSFAVEPGSTLGIVGESGSGKSVTSLSIMRLLAQNGRIERGKILFKGENLLEKSEAEMRKIRGRDIAMIFQDPMTSLNPVLTIGEQIAEAVRLHLGMNKKDALGKALEMLKLVRIPAAEKRLKDYPHQFSGGMRQRVMIAMALSCDPAVLIADEPTTALDVTIQAQIIELMNEMQERLGSAIVLITHDLGVVAETCENVLVMYGGNMVEYGTAKQIFESPKMPYTMGLLESLPRLDQAGSRLMPIDGQPPNLLRMPPGCAFAPRCRYRMPICESPVPLYDFGDGHVARCYLYDARAEGQKPIKTENRPIVADGAVAKTPQALAQ; this comes from the coding sequence TTGGCGCTGCTCGAGGTCCACGACCTCCGGACGACGTTCAAGACCGAAGACGGCGTCGTCGCGGCGGTCAACGGCCTCTCGTTCGCGGTCGAGCCGGGCTCGACGCTCGGCATCGTCGGCGAGTCCGGCTCGGGCAAGTCCGTCACCTCGCTCTCCATCATGCGGCTGCTGGCGCAGAACGGCCGCATCGAGCGCGGCAAGATTCTCTTCAAGGGCGAGAACCTGCTCGAGAAGAGCGAAGCCGAGATGCGGAAGATCCGCGGGCGCGACATCGCGATGATCTTCCAAGACCCGATGACCTCGCTGAACCCGGTGCTGACGATCGGCGAGCAGATCGCGGAAGCGGTCCGGCTTCACCTCGGGATGAACAAGAAGGACGCGCTCGGCAAGGCGCTGGAGATGCTGAAGCTGGTGCGCATCCCGGCCGCCGAGAAGCGGCTGAAAGATTATCCGCACCAGTTCTCCGGCGGGATGCGGCAGCGCGTCATGATCGCGATGGCGCTCTCGTGCGACCCCGCCGTGCTGATCGCCGACGAGCCGACCACCGCGCTCGACGTGACGATCCAGGCGCAGATCATCGAGCTGATGAACGAGATGCAGGAGCGGCTCGGCTCGGCGATCGTGCTCATCACGCACGACCTGGGCGTCGTCGCGGAGACCTGCGAGAACGTCTTGGTGATGTACGGCGGCAACATGGTCGAGTACGGGACGGCCAAGCAGATCTTCGAGTCGCCGAAGATGCCGTACACGATGGGGCTGCTGGAGTCGCTGCCGCGGCTCGACCAAGCCGGCTCGCGGCTGATGCCGATCGACGGGCAGCCGCCGAACCTGCTGCGGATGCCGCCCGGCTGCGCGTTCGCGCCGCGCTGCCGCTACCGCATGCCGATCTGCGAAAGCCCCGTCCCGCTCTACGACTTCGGCGACGGGCACGTCGCGCGCTGCTACCTCTACGACGCGCGCGCGGAGGGGCAGAAGCCGATCAAGACCGAGAACCGCCCGATCGTCGCCGACGGCGCGGTCGCGAAGACGCCGCAGGCGCTGGCGCAATGA
- a CDS encoding preprotein translocase subunit SecG, whose product MTHTFAGLFLIFGVLLVVLLAIQTTKQEGLSGTIGGRVESSTRRLGLDAQIARVTQFVAIAFVFVAVLTSLSGI is encoded by the coding sequence CTGACCCATACCTTCGCCGGCCTCTTCCTCATCTTCGGCGTGCTGCTGGTCGTGCTGCTGGCAATCCAGACGACGAAGCAGGAGGGTTTGAGCGGGACGATCGGCGGCCGCGTCGAGTCGTCGACGCGCCGGCTCGGCCTCGACGCGCAGATCGCGCGCGTCACCCAGTTCGTCGCGATCGCGTTCGTCTTCGTCGCCGTCCTCACGAGCCTGTCAGGAATTTAA
- a CDS encoding 1-deoxy-D-xylulose-5-phosphate synthase encodes MILERIASPADVKRLSRSDLDGLAAEIRQTLIRVCAANGGHLAPNLGVVELTIALHRVLDLPRDVIVWDVSHQSYVHKMLTGRAGRIGTLRQGGGVSGFAMRSESEYDAFGAGHASTSISAALGMVTARDLAGRGETIVAVIGDGALTGGLAYEAINNAGLLKTNFIVILNDNEMSIAPNVGSIAAYLGMLRSKPFFTKGREVLKGMLEHVPLGDTARKALSTAEIAGMRFTLTDHKAPVIFEEMGFRYVGPIDGHDLDTLADVISNARKISGPVLLHVKTVKGKGYDIAEGDSRTFHGVGPGVYHPDEGKLEKKPARPTFAQAFADAAIAAAERDPRVVAITAAMPDGTGLAKFAKKFPQRYFDVGIAEAHAVCFAAGASTRGIKPIAAIYSTFLQRAYDQVVHDVAVQALPVVFAIDRAGFVGDDGPTHMGLYDVAYLRTLPGLTIMAPRSEAEVAPMLDLALSLDGPAALRYPRGSTSGKHDEPPAPLVLGRAEVLRAGSEIAVLALGNTADAALDAYEMLAEDGLRPTIVNARFVAPLDETLLLELAETHRRFITLEEHSLAGGFGSAVVEFVSDRGMDVAVERIGVPNVLVQHAKPEAQRAQFGLSAENIAARVRALAPTRTA; translated from the coding sequence ATGATCCTGGAGCGCATCGCGTCCCCGGCCGACGTCAAGCGGCTCAGCCGTTCCGATTTGGACGGGCTCGCCGCCGAGATACGCCAGACGCTGATTCGCGTGTGCGCGGCGAACGGCGGCCACCTGGCCCCGAACCTCGGCGTGGTCGAGCTGACCATCGCCCTGCACCGCGTCCTCGACCTGCCGCGCGACGTCATCGTCTGGGACGTGAGCCACCAGAGCTACGTCCACAAGATGCTGACCGGGCGCGCCGGCCGCATCGGGACGCTGCGGCAAGGCGGCGGGGTGAGCGGCTTCGCGATGCGCAGCGAGTCGGAGTACGACGCGTTCGGAGCCGGCCACGCCTCGACGTCGATCTCGGCGGCGCTCGGGATGGTGACCGCGCGCGATTTGGCGGGCCGGGGCGAAACCATCGTCGCGGTGATCGGCGACGGCGCGCTCACCGGCGGGCTCGCGTACGAAGCGATCAACAACGCCGGCTTGCTGAAGACGAACTTCATCGTCATCCTGAACGACAACGAGATGTCGATCGCGCCGAACGTCGGCTCGATCGCCGCGTATCTGGGGATGCTGCGCTCGAAGCCGTTCTTCACCAAAGGCCGTGAAGTCCTCAAGGGGATGCTCGAGCACGTGCCGCTCGGCGATACCGCGCGCAAGGCGCTCTCGACCGCCGAGATCGCGGGGATGCGCTTCACCCTGACCGATCACAAGGCGCCGGTGATCTTCGAGGAGATGGGGTTCCGCTACGTCGGCCCGATCGACGGCCACGACCTCGACACGCTGGCCGACGTCATCTCGAACGCGCGCAAGATCAGCGGCCCGGTGCTGCTGCACGTCAAGACCGTCAAAGGGAAAGGCTACGACATCGCCGAGGGCGACAGCCGGACGTTCCACGGTGTCGGCCCGGGCGTCTATCATCCCGACGAAGGCAAACTGGAGAAGAAGCCGGCGCGGCCGACGTTCGCACAGGCGTTCGCGGACGCCGCCATCGCCGCCGCCGAGCGCGACCCGCGCGTCGTCGCGATCACCGCCGCGATGCCCGACGGCACCGGCCTGGCGAAGTTCGCCAAGAAGTTTCCGCAGCGGTACTTCGACGTCGGGATCGCGGAGGCGCACGCGGTCTGCTTCGCCGCCGGCGCCTCGACGCGCGGGATCAAGCCGATCGCCGCCATCTACTCGACCTTCCTGCAGCGCGCGTACGACCAAGTTGTGCACGACGTCGCGGTGCAGGCGCTCCCGGTCGTCTTCGCGATCGATCGCGCCGGCTTCGTCGGCGACGACGGCCCGACGCACATGGGACTCTACGACGTCGCCTACCTGCGCACGCTCCCGGGCCTGACGATCATGGCGCCGCGCAGCGAAGCCGAGGTGGCGCCGATGCTCGACCTCGCGCTCTCGCTCGACGGCCCCGCAGCGCTGCGCTACCCGCGCGGCTCGACCAGCGGCAAGCACGACGAGCCGCCGGCGCCGCTGGTCCTCGGCCGCGCCGAGGTGCTGCGCGCCGGCAGCGAGATCGCGGTCCTCGCCCTGGGCAACACCGCCGACGCGGCGCTCGACGCATACGAGATGCTGGCGGAGGACGGGCTGCGGCCGACGATCGTCAACGCGCGCTTCGTCGCGCCGCTCGACGAGACGCTGCTGCTCGAGCTCGCCGAGACACACCGCCGCTTCATCACGTTGGAAGAGCACAGCCTGGCCGGCGGGTTCGGCTCGGCCGTCGTCGAGTTCGTCAGCGACCGCGGCATGGACGTGGCAGTCGAGCGGATCGGGGTCCCGAACGTGCTCGTCCAGCACGCCAAGCCGGAGGCGCAGCGCGCCCAGTTCGGGCTCTCCGCCGAAAACATCGCCGCCCGCGTGCGAGCCCTTGCTCCCACCCGGACCGCCTAA
- a CDS encoding phosphatase PAP2 family protein, which translates to MQVPHGHASGESPKPSPTPLRVRKRVWTDVARIVSTVCNPFLTSLALFVILADYRSNGATDFWILLFNSAFFISIAPMIFIFFLYATDRISDLDMSIRTERERVFIAFVVFYALGALDLWLIHAPPIMIASMAAYAAATLIVQWITRYWKISTHALGITAPLVALTVLFGQRPVPFYVLIPLVGWSRVYLRAHTLLQVIAGTLLALVTTLLFFRVFHIV; encoded by the coding sequence GTGCAGGTCCCCCACGGACACGCCTCCGGCGAATCGCCGAAACCTTCGCCGACCCCGCTGCGCGTGCGAAAACGGGTCTGGACCGACGTCGCGCGGATCGTCTCGACGGTCTGCAACCCCTTTCTGACCTCGCTGGCCCTGTTCGTGATCCTCGCCGACTACCGCTCGAACGGCGCGACCGACTTCTGGATCCTGCTCTTCAACAGCGCGTTCTTCATCTCGATCGCGCCGATGATCTTCATCTTCTTTCTGTACGCGACGGACCGCATCTCCGACCTCGACATGTCGATCCGCACCGAGCGCGAGCGGGTCTTCATCGCGTTCGTCGTGTTCTACGCGCTCGGCGCACTCGATCTGTGGCTGATCCACGCCCCGCCGATCATGATCGCCTCGATGGCTGCCTACGCCGCCGCCACGCTCATCGTGCAGTGGATCACCCGCTACTGGAAGATCTCGACCCACGCGCTCGGGATCACCGCCCCGCTCGTCGCGCTGACGGTCCTCTTCGGCCAGCGCCCCGTCCCGTTCTACGTGCTGATCCCGCTGGTCGGCTGGTCCCGCGTCTACCTGCGCGCGCACACTTTGCTGCAAGTCATCGCCGGAACGCTCCTCGCGCTCGTCACGACGCTCCTGTTCTTCCGCGTCTTCCACATCGTCTGA
- a CDS encoding type II toxin-antitoxin system HicB family antitoxin, giving the protein MEQQTVTYTIIMEQAPGGDWNALVPDLPGLLLAGNTREELLAAAPGAILDYLDVLREDGEEIPRPASEAAQVTVTLPAA; this is encoded by the coding sequence ATGGAGCAGCAGACCGTGACCTATACGATCATCATGGAACAGGCGCCGGGCGGCGACTGGAACGCCTTGGTGCCCGATCTCCCGGGACTCTTGCTCGCCGGCAACACGCGCGAGGAACTGCTGGCCGCCGCTCCGGGCGCGATCTTGGACTACCTCGACGTCCTGCGAGAAGACGGCGAAGAGATTCCCCGGCCGGCGTCCGAGGCCGCTCAGGTTACAGTGACGCTGCCCGCGGCGTAG
- a CDS encoding type II toxin-antitoxin system HicA family toxin, with translation MNAKSLVRYAESKGWRFVRRGSRVSHMVFRNPAYWYKISIPGHGANDLSPGLVRTLLKQIDGKWSSRP, from the coding sequence ATGAACGCGAAGTCTCTCGTCCGGTACGCCGAGAGCAAAGGCTGGCGTTTCGTACGCCGAGGTTCGCGCGTCAGCCACATGGTCTTCCGAAATCCGGCGTACTGGTACAAAATCTCAATTCCGGGCCACGGTGCGAACGATCTCTCGCCCGGATTGGTGCGCACGCTTCTCAAACAGATCGACGGAAAATGGAGCAGCAGACCGTGA
- a CDS encoding lipase family protein, whose product MTKAWFGADAIKDQPPRTPLDPKAAVAYGSFIDCAYQMHDQPNGDPLTPPQPPNFPDGYRLTAWINMFDFVFLELEWLRRKQFYGFVATEIDNPHSHVLAVRGTEGLLEWWDDAVLIPVPFHPVPEAGLVHAGFYRIYHSMEVIRAPHAVVPGTAPPAAETAPHRMSTQNTFADQVEELMGTIPTGGTAPTSGGEPAERHHHFIVTGHSLGAALCTLYVMEHAIKKKRGTRRVTIERVCTFASPRTGLSKLKKQFDALPIDSWRIVNQQDIVPKVPPTWPIPYRHVETGYDFSSAGVVKWNPACWHSMQTYEHWLDPSVQLDPNCRLT is encoded by the coding sequence ATGACGAAGGCGTGGTTCGGGGCCGACGCGATCAAAGATCAGCCGCCGCGGACGCCGCTCGATCCGAAGGCGGCGGTCGCGTACGGCAGCTTCATCGACTGCGCGTACCAGATGCACGACCAGCCGAACGGCGATCCGTTGACGCCGCCGCAGCCACCGAACTTTCCTGACGGCTATCGGCTGACCGCGTGGATCAACATGTTCGACTTCGTGTTCTTGGAGCTCGAATGGCTGCGCCGAAAGCAGTTCTACGGTTTCGTCGCAACGGAGATCGACAACCCGCACTCACACGTCCTTGCGGTTCGCGGGACGGAAGGCTTGCTCGAATGGTGGGACGACGCGGTCCTGATCCCCGTCCCGTTTCACCCCGTTCCCGAGGCCGGGCTCGTGCACGCCGGCTTCTACCGCATCTACCACAGCATGGAAGTGATTCGCGCGCCGCATGCCGTCGTGCCGGGAACGGCGCCGCCGGCGGCCGAGACGGCACCACACCGCATGTCGACGCAGAACACCTTCGCGGATCAAGTCGAAGAGCTGATGGGCACGATTCCCACCGGCGGCACCGCACCAACGAGCGGCGGGGAGCCGGCCGAGCGTCACCATCACTTCATCGTCACCGGACACTCGCTCGGCGCCGCGCTGTGCACGCTCTACGTCATGGAGCACGCGATCAAAAAGAAGCGCGGGACGCGGCGGGTGACGATCGAGCGCGTCTGCACCTTCGCCTCACCGCGAACCGGGCTGTCCAAGCTCAAGAAGCAGTTCGACGCGCTTCCGATCGACTCGTGGCGGATCGTCAACCAGCAAGACATCGTGCCGAAGGTCCCCCCGACGTGGCCGATCCCGTACCGCCACGTCGAGACCGGTTACGACTTCTCATCGGCCGGGGTGGTAAAGTGGAATCCCGCCTGCTGGCACTCGATGCAGACCTACGAACACTGGCTCGACCCATCGGTACAGCTCGATCCCAATTGCCGCCTCACGTAA
- a CDS encoding DUF5615 family PIN-like protein — translation MKLLLDENLSDRIVEELTELFGECTHVRRVGLASATDDAVWRYARDNECAIVSKDSDFHQRVLLEGPPPKVLWIRRGNCQTADILQILRDAKKSIEEFAADDELAFLILE, via the coding sequence TTGAAGCTGCTGCTGGACGAGAACCTTTCCGACCGAATCGTCGAAGAGCTGACCGAGCTTTTCGGCGAGTGCACTCACGTGCGCCGAGTGGGATTGGCCTCGGCCACCGACGATGCCGTGTGGCGGTATGCGCGCGACAACGAGTGCGCCATCGTCTCGAAGGATTCGGATTTTCACCAGCGAGTTCTCCTCGAAGGACCACCGCCTAAAGTACTCTGGATCCGCCGCGGCAATTGTCAGACTGCTGACATCTTGCAGATTCTTCGGGACGCTAAGAAATCGATCGAGGAGTTCGCAGCCGATGACGAACTGGCGTTCTTGATCCTCGAGTAG
- a CDS encoding DUF433 domain-containing protein yields MADYRSRITIDPGRRAGKPCIRDLRITVYEVLEYLASGMTVEQIVADFPDLEREDVLAALAFAADRERKLAVTSAA; encoded by the coding sequence ATGGCCGACTACCGGTCTCGAATTACGATCGACCCCGGCCGACGGGCCGGGAAACCGTGCATTCGCGACCTCCGCATCACCGTGTACGAGGTCCTCGAATATCTCGCGTCCGGAATGACGGTCGAACAAATCGTCGCCGACTTCCCGGATCTCGAGCGTGAAGACGTGCTCGCCGCATTGGCCTTTGCAGCCGATCGAGAGCGCAAGCTAGCCGTCACCTCAGCAGCTTGA